In Aegilops tauschii subsp. strangulata cultivar AL8/78 chromosome 3, Aet v6.0, whole genome shotgun sequence, one genomic interval encodes:
- the LOC109751123 gene encoding acidic endochitinase-like, producing MASRSLTPFQLTATLFVALLATCHAGSIAVYWGQNDGEASLAETCASGNYEFVILAFLPKFGKGQTPQLDLASHCDPSSGGCRGQSKDIKACQGRGVKVLLSIGGGDGSYGLSSPGDARQVALYLWNNYLGSASSSGPLGDVALDGIDFDIEQGSAKFWNDLATDLKNLGKNGGKTVLLSAAPQCPFPDEWDGGAISTGLFDYVWVQFYNNEECQFSAGRGAFMDAWKKWESVPAGKIFLGLPASKDAAGTGFVPASELTSRVLPLIKGSSKYGGVMLWSKFYDDQTGYSSAIKSDV from the coding sequence ATGGCGAGCCGTTCTCTCACCCCTTTCCAGCTCACTGCCACACTCTTCGTGGCACTCCTCGCCACATGCCACGCCGGCAGCATAGCCGTGTATTGGGGCCAAAACGACGGCGAGGCGTCGCTAGCCGAGACGTGTGCGTCCGGGAACTACGAGTTCGTCATCCTCGCTTTTCTCCCGAAATTCGGCAAGGGCCAAACGCCGCAGCTCGACCTAGCCAGCCACTGCGACCCTTCCTCCGGTGGATGCAGAGGCCAGAGCAAGGACATCAAAGCGTGCCAGGGCCGCGGCGTTAAAGTCCTGCTCTCCATCGGCGGCGGCGATGGTAGTTATGGCCTCTCTTCTCCCGGCGATGCACGGCAAGTTGCCTTGTACCTCTGGAACAACTACCTGGGCAGTGCATCCTCGTCCGGTCCCCTCGGCGACGTCGCGCTCGACGGCATTGACTTTGACATCGAGCAAGGCAGCGCCAAGTTCTGGAACGATCTCGCCACTGACCTGAAGAATTTGGGAAAGAACGGAGGCAAGACCGTACTGCTGAGCGCGGCACCACAGTGCCCGTTCCCGGATGAATGGGACGGCGGTGCGATCAGCACAGGGTTGTTCGACTACGTGTGGGTGCAGTTCTACAACAACGAAGAATGCCAGTTCAGTGCGGGGCGGGGAGCATTCATGGACGCGTGGAAGAAGTGGGAGTCAGTACCGGCGGGGAAGATCTTCTTGGGGCTTCCGGCCTCCAAGGACGCGGCGGGCACGGGGTTCGTCCCTGCCAGCGAGCTCACTTCGCGTGTGCTGCCACTCATCAAGGGCTCTTCAAAGTACGGTGGTGTCATGCTATGGTCCAAGTTCTATGATGACCAAACCGGCTATAGCTCTGCCATCAAGAGCGATGTGTGA